The following proteins come from a genomic window of Candidatus Goldiibacteriota bacterium HGW-Goldbacteria-1:
- a CDS encoding dihydroorotate dehydrogenase: MKINTTVNIGGLVLKNPVMTASGTFGYGLEFEEYVNLNKLGAIVVKGIALNPVKGNKPQRIVETPAGIMNAIGLQNVGVEAFISEKLPLLKKYSTPVIANIYGTDVDGYIKVAQRLNDSATAGVEINISCPNVKKGGLQFASDKEVVSTMIKEIKKVFTRPVIVKLSPNTGNIEEMAQVCEDSGADAVSLINTLIGLSINLKTRRPNIANVFGGLSGPAIKPVALAMVHKVSKKIKIPIIGIGGIMNTTDALEFLVAGASAVQIGTANFVDPSITGIIADGIKNYLEDNKINSVTGLIGTLEY; encoded by the coding sequence ATGAAAATAAACACCACAGTTAACATAGGCGGGCTGGTTTTAAAGAATCCGGTCATGACCGCGTCGGGTACTTTTGGCTACGGGCTGGAATTTGAAGAGTATGTAAACCTTAACAAACTTGGCGCCATAGTGGTCAAAGGCATAGCTTTAAACCCGGTAAAGGGCAATAAACCCCAGCGTATAGTGGAAACCCCCGCGGGCATAATGAATGCTATTGGCCTTCAGAACGTGGGTGTAGAAGCTTTTATATCCGAAAAACTTCCGCTTTTAAAAAAATATTCAACCCCCGTCATTGCCAATATATACGGTACAGACGTTGACGGTTATATTAAAGTGGCGCAAAGGCTGAATGATTCCGCCACGGCAGGCGTTGAAATAAATATTTCCTGCCCCAACGTTAAAAAAGGCGGGCTTCAGTTTGCTTCTGATAAAGAGGTGGTCTCCACAATGATAAAGGAAATAAAAAAAGTATTTACAAGGCCGGTTATCGTAAAACTTTCGCCTAACACGGGCAATATAGAAGAAATGGCACAGGTGTGTGAAGACAGCGGAGCGGACGCGGTATCGCTTATTAACACGCTTATCGGGCTGTCCATAAATTTAAAAACAAGAAGGCCAAATATTGCCAATGTATTCGGCGGGCTTTCAGGCCCTGCCATAAAGCCTGTGGCGCTTGCAATGGTTCATAAAGTATCCAAAAAAATTAAGATACCCATAATAGGCATCGGCGGTATTATGAATACGACTGACGCGCTGGAATTCCTGGTGGCGGGCGCATCCGCAGTTCAGATAGGTACTGCTAATTTTGTTGACCCTTCAATTACCGGAATAATTGCGGACGGAATTAAAAATTACCTGGAAGACAATAAAATAAACTCGGTAACCGGCCTTATAGGAACCCTGGAGTATTGA